Genomic window (candidate division TA06 bacterium):
ATTGACTGCAAGATCCACGTCGAGGATTTGGTAGAATAATTCTTGCTGCTCCTTGGTCATGAGATTGTTAACAAGATTCTTGGTATCTTCATCAGTCACCGGTGCCATTTCCATTGGCTCAAGTTGTCCGCATATCCTCAGAAGTGGCGGGGAATCTACCTTCAGTATCAGGTCAGAGGCCTTCCTGTTGTACATCTTTACCAGTACTTCTCCTATATTCATGTCACTAACCTCAACCGCCAGACACAGATCTTTCGAAATCCTCGGGATCGGAACACTTAGAGAGCGCATCACGGTAACTGACGACTCCACTCATATACATCTGCTTAAGTGCTTGATCTAGCATCTGCATCCCATACTTCTGGCCGGTTTGGATAAGAGAGTATATCTGATAGGCCTTCCCCTCTCTTATCACATTTCTTACCCCCGGAGTGCAGATGAGTATCTCAAATGCTGCTGTTCTGCCGGAACCATCAAGTTTGCGCAGAAGTGCCTGAGATATGATCGCCTGAAGTGCTGTGGACAGTTCCAATCTAATCTGCTGATGTTGATCAGCCGGAAAAGTGTCCAGGATTCTATCTACAGTCTGAGCTGCATCTGTTGTGTGCAGAGTAGTTAGAACGAGTGCACCCATTTCTGAAGCCCGGATTGCCATCTGCATGGTCTGAAGATCTCTCATCTCACCGACAACCACTACATCTGGGTTTTGTCTTGTGACGTGCCTCAAAGCCTCAGCGAAGGAGTCTGTATCCTCACCAAGGCCTCTCTGTTCTATGGTGCACAGATTGTCCTCGTAGACGAACTCAATCGGATCCTCCAGTGTAATTATGTGTCTTCGGTAGAGAGAGTTCAAATACTCCACCATTGCCGCTATGGTGGTACTCTTGCCGCTGCCCGTTGGTCCGGTCACAAGCACCAGACCCCGGTGATACTCAGCAATGTCCTTCAATATCTCTGGCAGACCCCATTCATCAATCGATCTTATTTTGATTGGTATTACCCTCAGCGCGGCACCTATGTGCCCCCTCTGGCAAAATGCGTTCGTTCTGAAGCGAGCCACTCCGGGCAACTCATATGTGAAATCCAGCTCAAGCCTATCCCTGAACCAACTCTTCTGCTGCTCAGACATCAATTCGTAGACTAATCTCTTGGTGTCTTCCTTGGTCAGAACAGGAAAGGTTGACCTCTGGATCTTGCCGTTGATCCTGTAGATGGGCGGTTGGCCTGCCTTTATGTGCAGGTCAGAGGAACCACTGGCCACAACATCATTGAGGAGCTCTTTTACTTCCACGCCCTATCCCCTAACTTTATACACTCCACCCCACAACCCCAACCCCCGTTCAAGTGCTCAAATGTTCAAGTGTTCAAATGTTCAAGTGTTCAAATGCTCAAGTGCTCAAGTGCTCAAATGTTCAAGTGTTCAAATGTTCAAGTGTTCAAATGCTCAAGTGCTCAAATGTTCAAGTGTTCAACATTGAACTCTCTTCGCCTGCCAGATCCTCGATCTTAGATTATCCCCGCACTCCCGCAACCCCCGTTCAAATGTTCAAATGTTCAAATGTTCAACATTGAACTCTCGAACCCTGGTTTCAGGTTCACGCCCGAAAGGACTCGAACCTTCAACCTGTCGAGGTCGAGCACAGCGAGGCCGAAGATCCCGTTTCTCGCGAAGCGAGATACACGGGACGGAACCGCGG
Coding sequences:
- a CDS encoding type IV pilus twitching motility protein PilT, encoding MEVKELLNDVVASGSSDLHIKAGQPPIYRINGKIQRSTFPVLTKEDTKRLVYELMSEQQKSWFRDRLELDFTYELPGVARFRTNAFCQRGHIGAALRVIPIKIRSIDEWGLPEILKDIAEYHRGLVLVTGPTGSGKSTTIAAMVEYLNSLYRRHIITLEDPIEFVYEDNLCTIEQRGLGEDTDSFAEALRHVTRQNPDVVVVGEMRDLQTMQMAIRASEMGALVLTTLHTTDAAQTVDRILDTFPADQHQQIRLELSTALQAIISQALLRKLDGSGRTAAFEILICTPGVRNVIREGKAYQIYSLIQTGQKYGMQMLDQALKQMYMSGVVSYRDALSKCSDPEDFERSVSGG